The following are encoded in a window of Variovorax paradoxus genomic DNA:
- a CDS encoding ABC transporter permease subunit, protein MNGNTKRMAWIAGVIVVLALVPAVAGSFTVSLLNDIGIGALVALGLVLLTGVGGATSFGQAAFVGIAAYATAWLTTAQGLSPWLGLLFALLLTGLSALAIGMLTLRLGGHFLPLSTIAWGLSIAMLFGNVDALGRHTGLSNIPALQIGGWSLADPRAMYYLIWVVVGLACLFSHNLLQSRPGRAIRGLRGGATLLASVGADAYRVRLSLFVTAALFAGLAGWLYAHMNRFVSPSPFDVRMSIEYLLMAVAGGLGQLSGALVGAALVLVLKNGLQDVLPMLTQRAGQLEAVAFAALFILLLHFARGGVMGLLRRWTRRRGTTQGASRYAGAPVEPLPHRQLPARGTPVLSVNGVVKRFGGLVAVNDVSFDVKAGEIVGLIGPNGAGKSTMFNLLTCTLPMSAGQVRFLEHDIAGMPQRAVARLGLARTFQHVKLRPHMSLLDNVALGAHSRTRSGILKAGLRLDRTEESQILQEAQRQLDRIGLGDRANELAGSLPLGTQRILEIARALAADPVLLVLDEPAAGLRRKEKMALGDLLRKLREEGVTILIVEHDMDFVMKLVDRLVVMNFGSKLVEGVPSAVRADERVQAAYLGSVV, encoded by the coding sequence ATGAACGGCAACACGAAACGCATGGCGTGGATCGCGGGCGTCATCGTCGTGCTGGCCTTGGTGCCGGCCGTGGCGGGCAGCTTCACGGTCTCGCTGCTGAACGACATCGGCATCGGCGCGCTGGTGGCGCTGGGCCTCGTGCTGCTCACCGGCGTGGGCGGCGCCACCTCGTTCGGCCAAGCGGCCTTCGTGGGCATTGCGGCCTACGCCACGGCGTGGCTCACGACCGCGCAGGGCCTGTCGCCGTGGCTCGGCCTCTTGTTCGCGCTGCTGCTCACGGGCCTGTCGGCACTGGCCATCGGCATGCTCACGCTGCGGCTCGGCGGGCACTTCTTGCCGCTGAGCACCATCGCCTGGGGACTGTCGATCGCGATGCTGTTCGGCAACGTCGATGCGCTCGGCCGGCACACGGGCCTGTCGAACATCCCGGCGCTGCAGATCGGCGGCTGGTCGCTGGCCGATCCGCGCGCGATGTACTACCTGATCTGGGTCGTGGTCGGGCTGGCCTGCCTGTTCAGCCACAACCTGCTGCAGTCGCGTCCCGGCCGCGCGATTCGCGGGCTGCGCGGCGGCGCGACGCTGCTGGCGAGCGTGGGGGCGGATGCCTACCGCGTGCGGCTGTCGCTGTTCGTCACGGCGGCGCTGTTCGCGGGGCTGGCAGGCTGGCTCTATGCGCACATGAACCGCTTCGTGAGCCCCTCGCCCTTCGACGTGCGCATGAGCATCGAGTACCTGCTGATGGCGGTGGCCGGCGGGCTCGGGCAGCTCTCGGGGGCGCTGGTGGGCGCGGCCCTCGTGCTGGTGCTGAAGAACGGCCTGCAGGACGTGCTGCCGATGCTCACGCAGCGCGCGGGCCAGCTGGAGGCCGTGGCCTTCGCGGCGCTGTTCATCCTGCTGCTGCACTTCGCACGCGGCGGCGTGATGGGCCTGCTGCGGCGCTGGACGCGCCGGCGCGGCACGACGCAGGGCGCCTCGCGCTACGCCGGTGCGCCGGTCGAGCCGCTGCCGCACCGGCAACTGCCGGCGCGCGGCACGCCGGTGCTGTCGGTCAACGGCGTGGTCAAGCGCTTCGGCGGGCTGGTGGCGGTGAACGACGTGAGCTTCGACGTCAAGGCGGGCGAGATCGTCGGCCTCATCGGGCCCAACGGCGCGGGCAAGTCGACCATGTTCAACCTGCTGACCTGCACGCTGCCGATGAGCGCGGGCCAGGTGCGCTTTCTCGAGCACGACATCGCCGGCATGCCACAGCGCGCGGTGGCGCGGCTCGGGCTGGCGCGCACCTTCCAGCACGTGAAGCTGCGCCCGCACATGAGCCTGCTCGACAACGTGGCGCTGGGCGCGCACTCGCGCACGCGCTCGGGCATCCTGAAGGCGGGCCTGCGGCTCGATCGCACGGAAGAAAGCCAGATCCTGCAGGAGGCGCAACGCCAGCTCGACCGCATCGGCCTGGGCGACCGCGCGAACGAACTCGCAGGCAGCCTGCCGCTGGGCACGCAGCGCATTCTGGAGATTGCGCGTGCGCTGGCCGCCGACCCCGTGCTGCTGGTGCTCGACGAGCCCGCGGCCGGCCTGCGCCGCAAGGAAAAGATGGCACTCGGCGACCTGCTGCGCAAGCTGCGCGAAGAGGGCGTGACCATCCTGATCGTCGAACACGACATGGACTTCGTGATGAAACTGGTGGACCGTTTGGTGGTGATGAACTTCGGCTCCAAGCTCGTGGAGGGCGTGCCGTCGGCGGTGCGCGCCGACGAGCGTGTGCAGGCGGCTTACCTGGGGAGCGTTGTATGA
- a CDS encoding ABC transporter ATP-binding protein has translation MTAMLEIGDLHVSYGQVEAVRGVSLDVQPGQIISVIGPNGAGKTTLLAAAMGLLPCKGTLRFEGEDLQGLDVESRVERGLCLVPERRELFGELTVLDNLQLGAYAKRLRGDAMKRQLQSVYDRFPRLAERRAQRADTLSGGERQMLAVGRALMSAPRLLMLDEPSLGLAPLIVRDILTIVRKLRDDGVSILLVEQNARAALESSDEGYVLETGEIALSGASAELASDPRVQATYLGGGTHDDE, from the coding sequence ATGACCGCGATGCTGGAGATTGGTGATCTGCACGTGTCGTACGGGCAGGTAGAAGCCGTGCGCGGCGTGTCGCTCGACGTGCAGCCGGGCCAGATCATCTCGGTGATCGGCCCCAACGGCGCAGGCAAGACCACGCTGCTGGCCGCGGCCATGGGCCTGCTGCCGTGCAAGGGCACGCTGCGCTTTGAAGGCGAAGACCTGCAAGGGCTCGATGTGGAGTCGCGCGTGGAGCGCGGCCTGTGCCTCGTGCCCGAGCGCCGCGAACTGTTCGGCGAACTCACCGTGCTCGACAACCTGCAACTCGGCGCCTATGCCAAGCGGCTGCGCGGCGACGCGATGAAGCGGCAGCTGCAGTCGGTGTACGACCGCTTTCCGCGCTTGGCGGAGCGCCGCGCCCAACGCGCCGACACGCTCTCGGGCGGCGAGCGGCAGATGCTGGCGGTGGGCCGCGCGCTCATGTCGGCACCGCGCCTCTTGATGCTCGACGAGCCCAGCCTGGGCCTGGCGCCGCTGATCGTGCGCGACATCCTCACCATCGTGCGCAAGCTGCGCGACGACGGCGTGTCGATCCTGCTGGTGGAGCAGAACGCACGCGCCGCGCTCGAAAGCTCCGACGAAGGTTATGTGCTGGAGACCGGCGAGATCGCGCTCTCCGGCGCGTCGGCCGAACTGGCCAGCGACCCGCGCGTGCAGGCCACCTACCTCGGCGGAGGCACGCACGATGACGAGTGA
- a CDS encoding ATP-dependent acyl-CoA ligase, which produces MTSDPRAVPPSQRTLPAMLQRQAALFGSRPLLRIAGWQWTHADAADAAATRAGALAQHGVARGDRIAVMCGNRIEFLDTFLGAGWLGASVVPVNTASMGPQIEYFLANSEAKLLVIEAGFLKRLATADLARTALREVWVVGAIDKAEAPWTPPAGVRVSAYPPGAQALPPATVQPGDPLAILYTSGTTGPAKGVICPQAQYFWWGVNSAEVLGVGRDDVLCTTLPLFHINALNTFAQAALTGAEVVFESRFSASGFWPAMRANGATVVYLLGAMVPILLAQPEGEGERHHRVRTGLGPGVPAAAGQAFKARTGVALLEGYGSTETNFAIATAPDSPRGGVMGWLRPGFQACVADEDDVPLPPGEAGELLLRADEPYAFASGYFHMPEKTVEAWRNLWFHTGDRVVRDADGAFRFVDRIKDAIRRRGENISSFEVEQVLLSHPGVASCAVYPVRSELAEDEVMAALVARDGVAIDPAELARFCEGRLPYFAVPRYIDLLPDLPRTENGKVQKFKLRERGVGPQTWDGRPAKA; this is translated from the coding sequence ATGACGAGTGACCCGCGCGCGGTGCCGCCGTCGCAACGCACGCTGCCCGCCATGCTGCAGCGGCAGGCCGCGCTGTTCGGCAGCCGCCCGCTGCTGCGCATCGCGGGCTGGCAATGGACGCATGCCGATGCGGCCGACGCGGCGGCCACGCGCGCCGGTGCGCTCGCACAGCACGGCGTCGCACGCGGCGACCGCATCGCCGTCATGTGCGGCAACCGCATCGAGTTTCTCGACACCTTCCTCGGCGCGGGCTGGCTCGGCGCGTCGGTCGTGCCGGTCAACACGGCGTCGATGGGGCCGCAGATCGAATACTTCCTCGCAAACAGCGAGGCGAAGCTGCTGGTGATCGAGGCCGGCTTTCTGAAGCGGCTGGCGACGGCCGACCTGGCCCGCACGGCGCTGCGCGAGGTGTGGGTGGTCGGCGCCATCGACAAGGCCGAAGCGCCATGGACACCGCCCGCCGGCGTGCGCGTGTCGGCCTACCCGCCGGGCGCGCAGGCGCTGCCGCCCGCCACGGTGCAGCCGGGCGATCCGCTCGCCATCCTCTACACCTCGGGCACCACGGGCCCGGCCAAGGGCGTCATCTGCCCGCAGGCGCAGTACTTCTGGTGGGGCGTGAACAGCGCCGAGGTGCTCGGCGTGGGCCGCGACGACGTGCTGTGCACCACGCTGCCGCTGTTCCATATCAACGCGCTCAACACCTTCGCGCAGGCCGCGCTCACCGGGGCCGAGGTGGTGTTCGAGTCGCGCTTCTCCGCTTCGGGTTTCTGGCCGGCGATGCGCGCCAACGGCGCGACCGTGGTCTACCTGCTCGGCGCGATGGTGCCGATTCTTCTGGCGCAGCCCGAAGGCGAGGGCGAGCGCCACCATCGCGTGCGTACCGGCCTCGGGCCCGGCGTGCCCGCGGCGGCGGGGCAGGCTTTCAAGGCGCGCACGGGCGTGGCATTGCTCGAAGGCTATGGCTCGACCGAGACCAACTTCGCGATCGCCACCGCGCCCGATTCGCCGCGCGGCGGTGTCATGGGCTGGCTGCGTCCCGGCTTCCAGGCCTGCGTGGCCGACGAAGACGACGTGCCGCTGCCGCCCGGCGAGGCCGGCGAGCTGCTGCTGCGTGCGGACGAGCCCTATGCCTTTGCCAGCGGCTACTTCCACATGCCCGAGAAGACCGTCGAGGCCTGGCGCAACCTGTGGTTCCACACGGGCGACCGCGTGGTGCGCGATGCCGATGGCGCGTTCCGCTTTGTCGACCGCATCAAGGACGCGATCCGCCGACGCGGCGAGAACATCTCGTCCTTCGAAGTCGAGCAGGTGCTGCTGAGCCACCCGGGCGTGGCCTCGTGCGCGGTGTATCCCGTGCGCTCCGAGCTGGCCGAAGACGAGGTGATGGCCGCACTGGTCGCGCGCGACGGCGTGGCCATCGACCCGGCCGAGCTGGCGCGTTTTTGCGAAGGCCGGCTGCCGTACTTTGCGGTGCCGCGCTACATCGACCTGCTGCCCGACCTGCCGCGCACCGAGAACGGCAAGGTGCAGAAGTTCAAGCTGCGCGAGCGCGGCGTGGGGCCGCAGACCTGGGACGGTCGGCCCGCGAAGGCCTGA
- a CDS encoding SDR family NAD(P)-dependent oxidoreductase, with amino-acid sequence MTQATALPLAGRVAFVTGAGQGLGAAIARGLAQAGARIALADIDEANAQAVAAEVNGLALPLDVRDEQAFNNRFAQAVAHFGSVDILVNNAARTPTTSLWDITPAEWDDVLAINLRGSFFGCRIAGRHMRARGAGRIVNLASLAGQQVSSATGVHYAASKAGLLALTRAFAQELAPHGVTVNALAPAAIDSPALAALAPERQQVLKAGIPLGRFGLADEVAAAVVYLASPAAAFMTGATLDLNGGRFMR; translated from the coding sequence ATGACGCAAGCCACGGCGCTTCCGCTGGCAGGCCGCGTGGCCTTCGTGACCGGCGCGGGGCAGGGGCTGGGCGCAGCCATCGCGCGCGGGCTGGCGCAGGCCGGCGCGCGCATCGCGTTGGCCGACATCGACGAGGCCAACGCCCAGGCCGTTGCCGCCGAGGTGAACGGCCTCGCGCTGCCGCTCGACGTGCGCGACGAGCAGGCCTTCAACAACCGCTTCGCGCAGGCCGTGGCGCACTTCGGCAGCGTCGACATCCTCGTCAACAACGCGGCGCGCACGCCGACCACGTCGCTGTGGGACATCACACCCGCCGAGTGGGACGACGTGCTTGCCATCAACCTGCGCGGCAGCTTCTTCGGCTGCCGCATCGCCGGACGCCACATGCGCGCACGCGGCGCGGGCCGCATCGTCAACCTGGCCTCGCTGGCGGGGCAGCAGGTCAGCAGCGCCACCGGCGTGCACTACGCGGCCAGCAAGGCCGGCCTGCTGGCGCTGACGCGTGCCTTTGCGCAGGAGCTGGCGCCGCACGGCGTGACCGTGAACGCGCTGGCACCCGCCGCCATCGACAGCCCCGCGCTCGCGGCGCTAGCACCCGAGCGGCAGCAGGTGCTGAAAGCCGGCATCCCGCTCGGCCGCTTCGGGCTGGCCGACGAGGTCGCCGCCGCCGTCGTCTACCTGGCCTCGCCGGCCGCGGCCTTCATGACCGGGGCGACGCTCGACCTCAACGGCGGCCGTTTCATGCGGTAG
- a CDS encoding SDR family NAD(P)-dependent oxidoreductase — protein sequence MHTNSLTGRHALVTGAARGIGAEIARTLAAQGAKLTLLGRDAQALQRVAETLAGGGHGVVAADVADPQAVQSAFAQARAERGAVTVLVNNAGAAESAPFLKTSVELWQRMLSVNLTGSFLCAQAALPDMLDAGWGRIVNIASTAGQKGYAYVSAYTAAKHGVIGLTRALALEVARKGITVNAVCPGYTDTDILRNSVANVVGKTGRSEADALAEFSSVNPQKRIVQPAEVADAVRWLCGDGAASVTGQSISVSGGEVT from the coding sequence ATGCACACAAATTCGCTCACTGGCCGTCATGCCCTCGTCACCGGCGCCGCTCGCGGCATCGGCGCAGAGATCGCCCGCACCCTTGCCGCCCAGGGCGCCAAGCTGACCCTGTTGGGCCGCGATGCGCAGGCCCTGCAGCGCGTGGCCGAGACCCTGGCGGGCGGCGGCCACGGCGTGGTGGCGGCCGACGTGGCCGACCCGCAGGCCGTGCAGTCGGCCTTTGCGCAGGCGCGGGCCGAGCGCGGGGCGGTGACCGTGCTGGTCAACAACGCGGGCGCCGCCGAGAGCGCGCCGTTCCTGAAGACCTCGGTCGAGCTGTGGCAGCGCATGCTGTCGGTCAACCTCACTGGCAGCTTTTTGTGTGCGCAGGCCGCGCTGCCCGACATGCTCGACGCCGGCTGGGGCCGCATCGTCAACATCGCCAGCACGGCGGGGCAGAAGGGCTACGCCTATGTGTCGGCCTACACCGCCGCCAAGCACGGGGTGATCGGCCTCACGCGCGCGCTGGCGCTCGAAGTGGCGCGCAAGGGCATCACCGTGAACGCCGTGTGCCCCGGCTACACCGACACCGACATCCTGCGCAACAGCGTCGCCAACGTGGTCGGCAAGACCGGCCGCAGCGAAGCCGATGCGCTGGCCGAGTTCTCCAGCGTGAACCCGCAAAAGCGCATCGTGCAGCCCGCCGAAGTGGCCGACGCCGTGCGCTGGCTCTGCGGCGACGGCGCCGCGTCGGTCACCGGCCAGTCGATCTCCGTTTCCGGAGGAGAAGTCACATGA
- a CDS encoding MarR family winged helix-turn-helix transcriptional regulator produces the protein MNRNDASHAVLSDAEELGHEGRAGHEDHAMLKLWLRMLASTTQIEAEIRRRLRERFGISLARFDYMAQLYRYEDGLKMRVLSRYLMVTGGNVTGLTDELEREGVVARAPSPDDRRAWIVSLTPTGRTAFEAMATEHEQWILEMFSGLDMKTVKQMHSQLGLLRVHVMRGDGAGEEARA, from the coding sequence ATGAACCGCAACGATGCCTCGCATGCCGTGCTGAGCGACGCCGAAGAACTCGGCCATGAAGGCCGCGCCGGCCATGAAGACCACGCCATGCTCAAGCTGTGGCTGCGCATGCTCGCGAGCACCACGCAGATCGAAGCCGAGATCCGGCGCCGGCTGCGCGAGCGCTTCGGCATCTCGCTGGCGCGCTTCGACTACATGGCGCAGCTGTACCGTTACGAAGACGGCCTGAAGATGCGCGTGCTCTCGCGCTACCTGATGGTGACCGGCGGCAACGTCACCGGCCTGACCGACGAGCTCGAACGCGAAGGCGTGGTGGCGCGTGCGCCCAGCCCCGACGACCGCCGCGCCTGGATCGTGAGCCTTACGCCCACCGGCCGCACCGCCTTCGAAGCGATGGCCACCGAGCATGAGCAGTGGATTCTCGAGATGTTCTCGGGCCTGGACATGAAGACCGTCAAGCAGATGCACAGCCAGCTCGGGCTGCTGCGCGTGCACGTGATGCGCGGCGACGGCGCGGGCGAGGAAGCACGCGCATGA
- a CDS encoding acyl-CoA thioesterase: MSGEGGGGVAFQRPRLIRFSDCDPAGIVFYPQYFVMLNGLVEDWVSDGLGVGYHALIGERRVGLPTVKLDADFRAVSRMGDHVMLGLSVAQLGSRSITLSLRCFEPTSGEVRMQVRQVLVTTSLDTHRAIAVPDDMRAAILRDAPALAVDAADKA, from the coding sequence ATGAGCGGCGAGGGTGGTGGTGGTGTGGCGTTCCAGCGCCCGCGCCTGATCCGCTTTTCTGACTGCGACCCGGCGGGCATCGTCTTCTATCCGCAGTACTTCGTGATGCTCAACGGCCTGGTCGAAGACTGGGTGAGCGACGGGCTTGGCGTGGGCTACCACGCACTCATCGGCGAGCGCCGCGTCGGCCTGCCGACCGTGAAGCTCGACGCCGACTTTCGCGCCGTGAGCCGCATGGGCGACCACGTGATGCTCGGCCTTTCGGTGGCGCAACTGGGCTCGCGCTCGATCACGCTGTCGTTGCGTTGCTTCGAGCCCACCTCGGGCGAGGTGCGCATGCAGGTGCGTCAGGTGCTGGTGACGACCTCGCTCGACACCCACCGCGCCATCGCCGTGCCCGACGACATGCGCGCGGCCATCCTGCGCGATGCGCCGGCGTTGGCAGTCGACGCCGCAGACAAGGCCTGA
- a CDS encoding short-chain dehydrogenase yields MRKRNTPIRMIAVHPSPLPRRHMVWSLAQRFGVGLGPRAIAYRASALPDGTEAPLDSLDLDQRVRASGEW; encoded by the coding sequence ATGCGCAAGCGCAACACACCGATCCGGATGATCGCCGTGCACCCGTCACCGCTGCCGCGCAGGCACATGGTGTGGTCGCTGGCCCAGCGCTTTGGCGTGGGGCTCGGGCCGCGTGCCATCGCGTACCGCGCGTCGGCATTGCCAGACGGCACCGAGGCGCCACTCGACAGCCTCGACCTCGACCAGCGCGTGCGCGCGTCGGGCGAGTGGTAG